Proteins found in one Zea mays cultivar B73 chromosome 1, Zm-B73-REFERENCE-NAM-5.0, whole genome shotgun sequence genomic segment:
- the LOC103643251 gene encoding uncharacterized protein, translating into MEIPTAVIHRLQSALREATFAPSVEDAPAPPFPSVADAVAAFDSCAASVSAELRCVRCGASGGLLRGVRSALCTYCGCPRRGEEAEGGGSGGVAFRDGVAYQWLLGSLGLDGSEIVEFDTDTTASNKSKDVPPPNSGMIISDLLDLKITCLPENKETSPSSITKEQSSSVDTLNLSAANLDSFFIERKEEMTSASLPQTHFLEQENKRTDSKSHESRLEVHAAPKSLISSQRTNQIEATPAFASWDADFQSASSENAAKNSKQPDLFKSTSVAESFSFPASEIAIKPVVSTESKTNTRSAILEHHSEVLASASSTLFGDDLSDQKVVHHIFESSNAPGFTESSLPMDFAKSDQLHGRDDDGFNDDEAFDEWQEFTTSGNQGSLSNAEHIEEPLKRDLSENDVIDPLRVGSKESPNNVIEKSSNEWQGFASVSGQGRDFVTSVERSTSDHRLNLVGPVGDEETMSSISHQHSSEINPVDVWHVGNVKAQNTAEMVKEKNDSFDDWQDSTTTGQVQDTSLNQTGDMMEVSKASHKETDMDSWFIGHSREPANTGTMNANNMLDDWQGFTGSDQAQQNSSSTGAEMISVPFEQHGGTVSAPSWANGSSNDAAKTSSTSIESDPFDVWQNFTKSGHLQENMSSLGREPSSLSPEPAKGNDSLDLWITSNFKESKSNDVGRTNASSDGWQDFASFDQAQRITKVHVEGHVVKDPSGAETLDLWASSHVNEKNLEQISEHNDLFDDWQDFQNSNPQQTTLQVSSDASLFDITLASRPDAFGEQEIGSVLQVASSENSKDKKEGSNESKAFPSDDHLKSTSGMQQMGDVDSLSSLWPANKPEPANTNVEQLLAQMHDLSFMLKDELSVPDKPIDHSKP; encoded by the exons ATGGAGATCCCCACCGCTGTCATCCACCGCCTCCAGTCCGCTCTCCGTGAGGCCACCTTCGCCCCTTCTGTAGAAGATGCACCCGCCCCTCCCTTCCCCTCCGTCGCCGATGCCGTCGCAGCCTTCGACTCGTGTGCCGCCTCCGTGTCGGCGGAGCTCCGATGCGTGCGCTGCGGGGCCTCGGGAGGGCTCCTGCGCGGTGTGCGGTCTGCCCTCTGCACCTACTGCGGGTGCCCCAGGCGCGGGGAGGAGGCTGAAGGCGGTGGAAGCGGCGGCGTCGCCTTCCGTGACGGCGTGGCCTACCAGTGGCTGCTCGGCTCGCTTGGACTCGACGGATCC GAGATTGTAGAATTCGATACTGACACTACAGCTTCGAATAAAAGCAAGGATGTACCACCACCAAACAGTGGGATGATCATATCTGATCTACTGGACTTAAAAATCACATGCCTCCCTGAAAATAAGGAAACATCTCCAAGTTCCATAACAAAGGAGCAATCATCTTCTGTGGATACACTAAATTTATCTGCTGCTAACTTAGATTCATTTTTCattgaaagaaaagaagagatgACTTCTGCTTCTCTTCCACAAACTCATTTTTTGGAGCAGgaaaataaaagaacagatagcaAAAGCCATGAATCTAGATTGGAAGTGCATGCTGCACCTAAAAGCTTAATTAGTTCTCAAAGAACAAATCAGATTGAAGCTACTCCAGCATTTGCAAGTTGGGATGCTGATTTTCAGTCTGCTAGTTCAGAAAATGCTGCCAAAAACTCCAAGCAACCTGATCTATTTAAGAGCACTTCTGTGGCCGAGTCTTTTAGTTTCCCAGCTTCAGAGATTGCCATCAAACCTGTAGTAAGTACTGAAAGTAAAACAAATACGAGAAGTGCCATCCTAGAACATCACTCAGAAGTTTTGGCTTCAGCAAGTAGCACATTATTTGGTGATGACCTTTCTGATCAAAAGGTTGTCCACCATATCTTTGAGAGCAGCAACGCTCCTGGGTTCACTGAATCCTCTCTCCCCATGGATTTTGCTAAAAGTGATCAGTTACATGGAAGGGACGATGATGGATTCAATGATGATGAAGCTTTTGATGAATGGCAAGAATTTACAACAAGTGGCAATCAAGGCAGCCTATCAAATGCGGAACATATTGAGGAACCTTTAAAGAGAGATTTGTCTGAGAATGATGTAATAGATCCCTTGCGAGTAGGCAGCAAGGAATCACCCAACAATGTTATTGAAAAATCCTCTAATGAATGGCAAGGTTTTGCTTCTGTGTCTGGTCAAGGAAGAGATTTTGTGACATCTGTGGAACGATCAACAAGTGACCACAGACTAAATTTGGTGGGACCAGTTGGAGATGAAGAGACAATGAGCAGCATCTCACACCAACATTCTTCAGAAATTAATCCTGTTGATGTATGGCATGTGGGCAATGTGAAGGCTCAAAATACTGCAGAAATGGTTAAGGAAAAAAATGATTCTTTTGACGATTGGCAAGATTCTACTACCACCGGTCAAGTCCAGGACACTTCGTTGAATCAAACTGGGGACATGATGGAGGTCTCAAAAGCCAGTCACAAAGAAACAGACATGGACTCATGGTTCATTGGACATTCTAGGGAGCCAGCAAATACGGGTACCATGAATGCAAATAACATGTTGGACGATTGGCAAGGTTTCACTGGTTCAGATCAAGCACAGCAAAATTCATCTAGCACTGGTGCAGAAATGATAAGTGTGCCATTTGAGCAGCATGGTGGAACTGTTTCTGCCCCATCATGGGCAAATGGCAGCAGTAATGATGCCGCAAAAACATCCTCAACAAGTATAGAAAGCGACCCATTTGATGTTTGGCAAAATTTTACTAAATCAGGTCACCTGCAAGAAAATATGTCTAGTCTTGGGAGAGAACCGAGTAGTCTGTCGCCTGAACCAGCTAAAGGAAATGATTCCTTGGATTTGTGGATTACCAGCAACTTCAAGGAATCTAAAAGCAATGATGTTGGGAGAACTAATGCCTCATCTGATGGATGGCAGGATTTTGCCAGTTTTGATCAAGCTCAGAGAATTACTAAAGTTCATGTGGAAGGACATGTTGTAAAAGATCCTTCAGGGGCTGAAACTTTGGACTTATGGGCCTCAAGTCATGTTAATGAAAAGAACCTTGAACAGATAAGTGAACATAATGATCTATTCGATGACTGGCAGGATTTCCAAAACTCCAATCCACAGCAAACAACCTTACAAGTTTCTTCAGATGCTTCATTATTTGATATAACCTTGGCATCAAGGCCTGATGCTTTTGGAGAGCAGGAAATTGGGAGTGTTTTGCAGGTAGCTTCATCCGAAAACTCAAAGGATAAAAAGGAGGGTTctaatgaatcaaaagcatttccATCTGATGACCACTTGAAAAG CACAAGTGGAATGCAGCAGATGGGTGATGTTGATTCGCTGTCTTCATTATGGCCAGCTAATAAACCAGAGCCTGCAAATACAAATGTGGAACAGTTGCTTGCTCAGATGCACGATCTGTCCTTTATGCTCAAGGATGAACTTTCTGTCCCTGATAAACCCATCGATCATTCAAAACCCTGA